A section of the Fusarium falciforme chromosome 8, complete sequence genome encodes:
- a CDS encoding Arrestin-N domain-containing protein has product MIAEKSLPTFVDSQTKLPMTPPEYDHIGIRRGGTSHPWGMASNALASILRARAKKAEVNVSLNGHFNSKVYTTDSEVSGNVTISPSRNMQFDRVDISLVGSGETRRDGPDITHLTTHRFLRLEMPIDDDEYPANHVFEAGKGYTFAFNFNIPAHLTSQACIHKVESDHVWEKHMCLPPTVGGWEKDDLAPDMARISYSIRACVLKNSKQGPVVISESSHPINVMPSTFEEPPLSITKSDNLYALERTKNVRKNMFSAVQGRISAVAAEPAAIHLSKEGHEASPSTIPVSLTFEPSAADVIPPQFTSASIKIQAHTWFRDQPMTRLPNLGGQTDNFAYPASVSLRKTNTSMEWTQNVDMEQSDKGSPVFHTATIQVPFKLPTADKMFIPTFHSCIIARVYTARLVLEGDTKVELTVPVQVVMD; this is encoded by the coding sequence ATGATCGCTGAAAAGTCCCTCCCGACCTTTGTCGACTCCCAGACAAAGCTGCCCATGACGCCGCCAGAGTATGACCACATTGGTATCCGGCGCGGTGGAACTTCCCACCCTTGGGGAATGGCTTCGAATGCTTTGGCCTCGATCCTGCGTGCCCGGGCCAAAAAGGCCGAGGTCAACGTCTCTCTCAATGGCCACTTTAACTCCAAGGTCTACACCACCGACTCTGAGGTCTCTGGAAACGTCACCATCTCGCCCTCGAGGAACATGCAATTCGACAGAGTCGATATCTCTCTCGTTGGATCAGGAGAGACTCGCCGCGATGGTCCCGATATCACACACCTGACGACTCATCGGTTCCTCCGGTTGGAGATGCCcattgatgacgacgagtacCCAGCGAACCACGTCTTTGAGGCTGGCAAGGGTTACACTTTTGCCTTCAACTTTAACATTCCCGCCCATCTCACTTCGCAGGCCTGCATCCACAAGGTCGAGTCGGATCATGTCTGGGAGAAGCACATGTGTTTGCCCCCGACTGTTGGAGGCTGGGAGAAGGACGATCTTGCTCCGGATATGGCGCGCATCAGCTACAGCATCAGGGCTTGTGTTCTGAAAAACTCCAAGCAGGGTCCTGTGGTTATTTCTGAGAGCTCGCATCCCATCAATGTGATGCCTTCGACTTTTGAGGAGCCACCCCTGAGCATCACCAAGAGCGACAACTTGTATGCTCTCGAGCGAACAAAGAATGTCCGCAAGAACATGTTTTCAGCTGTCCAAGGACGCATCTCAGCTGTGGCTGCTGAGCCTGCCGCCATCCACCTCAGCAAGGAAGGTCACGAAGCCAGCCCATCTACGATTCCTGTCAGCCTCACATTCGAACCATCTGCAGCCGATGTCATTCCCCCGCAGTTCACTTCAGCCTCTATCAAGATCCAGGCGCACACCTGGTTCCGCGATCAACCGATGACTCGTCTACCAAACCTAGGCGGACAGACCGACAACTTTGCATATCCCGCATCTGTATCTCTGCGAAAGACAAACACAAGCATGGAGTGGACGCAGAATGTCGACATGGAGCAGTCTGATAAGGGGTCGCCAGTCTTTCACACTGCAACCATTCAGGTTCCATTCAAGCTGCCAACAGCGGACAAGATGTTTATCCCTACGTTTCACTCGTGCATCATCGCCAGAGTTTACACGGCTCGACTGGTTCTGGAGGGCGACACCAAGGTGGAACTGACGGTTCCGGTGCAGGTGGTCATGGACTGA